Proteins encoded by one window of Lycium barbarum isolate Lr01 chromosome 11, ASM1917538v2, whole genome shotgun sequence:
- the LOC132619525 gene encoding uncharacterized mitochondrial protein AtMg00240-like: protein MLEIISNTGLSGAKPVATPLEAKLKLTTVDYDEHVGVQGDEILQNVDIYQKLIGKLIYVTITRTDICFVVQLLSSLCNIKSNHIEAAMRLVRYLKGSLGMGILMKKGPVDQLEAFCDSDWASCPNTRNL, encoded by the coding sequence ATGTTAGAAATAATATCTAATACTGGCTTAAGTGGTGCTAAACCCGTTGCTACACCATTGGAAGCTAAATTGAAGCTCACCACTGTggattatgatgagcatgtcggAGTACAAGGAGATGAGATTCTACAAAATGTTGATATTTACCAGAAGTTAATTGGGAAGTTGATTTATGTGACCATCACAAGAACTGACATTTGTTTTGTAGTACAACTGTTGAGTAGTTTATGCAACATCAAAAGCAATCACATCGAAGCTGCCATGAGACTTGTAAGGTATCTTAAAGGTTCACTGGGAATGGGAATCCTTATGAAGAAGGGACCAGTTGACCAGCTTGAAGCATTTTGTGACTCTGATTGGGCTTCATGTCCCAATACAAGAAACCTGTGA